In Nonomuraea sp. NBC_00507, the following are encoded in one genomic region:
- a CDS encoding alpha/beta hydrolase, with product MRVEEVGGLRIATFGNGPRMIIAVHGITASLMAWGAVARRLPEGWSLVAMDLRGRGHSASLPGPYGLPRHAEDVLRVAGHVGAGPDAVLTGHSMGAYVAALAAAQRDWARVVLVDGGIPFPRLPEGVDPDAALQATLGPALARLRQTYPSAQAYVDFFKSHPAFIGHWNDDVEAYVRYDLTGPEGALRSRVVGEAVLQDGRWLNTEQDRAGAALEAITSPLLLLRAPRGLLNQDVGLLPDDLTAPWTARLPGLRDEMVPDCNHYTIMFDDRCVRTVVERLTADR from the coding sequence ATGAGGGTCGAAGAGGTCGGCGGGCTGCGGATCGCCACGTTCGGGAACGGGCCGCGGATGATCATCGCGGTGCACGGGATCACCGCCTCGCTGATGGCGTGGGGCGCGGTGGCGCGGCGGCTGCCCGAAGGGTGGTCGCTGGTCGCGATGGACCTGCGCGGGCGCGGGCACAGCGCCTCGCTACCCGGTCCGTACGGGCTGCCCAGGCACGCCGAGGACGTGCTGCGGGTCGCCGGCCACGTAGGGGCCGGGCCGGACGCGGTGCTGACCGGCCACTCCATGGGCGCGTACGTCGCCGCGCTGGCCGCCGCCCAGCGGGACTGGGCCAGGGTGGTGCTGGTGGACGGCGGGATCCCGTTCCCGCGACTGCCCGAGGGCGTGGACCCGGACGCGGCGCTGCAGGCCACGCTGGGGCCCGCGCTGGCGCGGTTGCGGCAGACGTACCCGTCGGCGCAGGCGTACGTCGACTTCTTCAAGAGCCATCCGGCCTTCATCGGGCACTGGAACGACGACGTCGAGGCGTATGTCCGCTACGACCTGACCGGGCCCGAGGGCGCGCTGCGGTCGCGCGTCGTGGGCGAGGCGGTGCTGCAGGACGGGCGATGGCTCAACACCGAGCAAGACCGGGCGGGGGCGGCGCTGGAGGCGATCACGTCGCCGCTGCTGCTGCTCAGGGCGCCGCGCGGGCTGCTCAACCAGGACGTCGGCCTGCTCCCCGACGACCTGACCGCCCCGTGGACGGCGCGGCTGCCCGGGCTGCGGGACGAGATGGTCCCCGACTGCAACCACTACACGATCATGTTCGACGACCGCTGCGTGAGGACCGTCGTGGAGCGGCTCACCGCCGACAGGTAG
- a CDS encoding PaaI family thioesterase, giving the protein MTTAALQTVLTVPQRFRGPEGVANGGWIAGTMAEALNGGRSAVEVTLHAPTPLETELRLEHVANSVSLTHDDKLLVEAIPVAEDLEGPGFVAFNDAARAEAGFVGLKAHPFAECFACGLREPGDGLRIFPGPVEGTDLVAAGWRVPFTVSGEDGVPASIIGAVLDCITGWAHFGPGETALLGRLALQIHRPVQPGGRYSVVARPTGRDGRKMYGQSAIYEMDGTLVAAARATWIAPR; this is encoded by the coding sequence ATGACGACGGCTGCCCTGCAGACCGTATTGACCGTTCCCCAGCGTTTCCGCGGGCCCGAGGGAGTCGCCAACGGCGGCTGGATCGCGGGCACTATGGCGGAGGCGCTCAACGGTGGTCGATCAGCCGTCGAGGTCACGCTCCATGCCCCCACACCGCTGGAGACCGAGCTGCGGCTGGAGCACGTGGCCAACTCCGTGTCCCTCACGCACGACGACAAGCTGCTCGTCGAGGCCATCCCCGTGGCCGAGGATCTGGAGGGGCCCGGGTTCGTGGCGTTCAACGACGCCGCCCGCGCCGAGGCCGGGTTCGTGGGGCTGAAGGCGCACCCGTTCGCCGAGTGCTTCGCGTGCGGGCTGCGCGAGCCGGGTGACGGCCTGCGCATCTTCCCCGGCCCGGTCGAGGGCACGGACCTGGTGGCCGCCGGCTGGCGGGTGCCGTTCACGGTGTCGGGCGAGGACGGGGTGCCCGCCTCGATCATCGGCGCCGTGCTCGACTGCATCACCGGCTGGGCGCACTTCGGCCCCGGCGAGACCGCCCTGCTCGGCAGGCTGGCCCTGCAGATCCACCGGCCCGTGCAGCCCGGCGGCCGCTACTCGGTGGTGGCCCGCCCGACCGGCCGCGACGGCCGCAAGATGTACGGCCAGAGCGCCATCTACGAGATGGACGGCACGCTGGTGGCGGCCGCCCGCGCCACGTGGATCGCTCCACGCTGA
- a CDS encoding potassium channel family protein, producing MDRLTSWERRTSVALLAIGTGFLLSWAIPVLVPDLSPAAHKAFWYVQVATWALFTTDYLIRFALAPRRLRFLLRNIPSLLVVLLPLLRPLWLLRALLLLQVIAERVRLPLRLRAVVYVTGTALFLCMVGSIAVLDVERDIPDSNIKTIGDALWWSLTTMTTVGYGDRFPVTAEGRLVASGLMIAGIALAGVVTAAIASWFVERFERTAALERRTEAELAQIAAELGETRKALAELAHTHGALRDELATLTARLNS from the coding sequence ATGGACCGGCTGACCTCCTGGGAGCGACGCACCAGCGTGGCGCTCCTCGCCATCGGCACGGGGTTCCTCTTGAGCTGGGCGATCCCCGTCCTCGTCCCCGACCTGTCTCCCGCCGCGCACAAGGCCTTCTGGTACGTCCAGGTCGCCACCTGGGCCCTGTTCACCACCGACTATCTGATCCGCTTCGCGCTCGCGCCCCGCCGGCTGCGTTTCCTCCTCAGGAACATCCCCTCGCTCCTGGTCGTCCTCCTCCCCCTCCTGCGGCCGCTGTGGCTGCTGCGGGCACTGCTGCTGCTCCAGGTCATCGCCGAACGTGTACGGCTCCCGCTACGCCTGCGCGCCGTCGTGTACGTCACGGGCACGGCGCTGTTCCTGTGCATGGTCGGCAGCATCGCCGTGCTCGACGTGGAACGTGACATCCCCGACAGCAACATCAAGACCATCGGCGACGCGCTGTGGTGGTCGCTCACCACGATGACCACCGTCGGGTACGGCGACCGCTTCCCGGTCACCGCCGAGGGCCGCCTGGTGGCCTCCGGCCTGATGATCGCCGGCATCGCCTTGGCCGGCGTCGTCACCGCCGCCATCGCCTCCTGGTTCGTCGAGCGGTTCGAGCGCACGGCGGCGCTGGAGCGCCGTACCGAGGCCGAGCTCGCCCAGATCGCCGCCGAACTGGGCGAGACCCGCAAGGCGCTGGCCGAGCTCGCCCACACCCACGGCGCGCTGCGCGACGAACTGGCCACGCTCACCGCCCGGTTGAATTCATAA
- a CDS encoding AAA family ATPase — translation MRSEPVQGAMVRYPSGSLVILTGLPGAGKTTLLQRLYGLHGAESAPVAKDTVMVIDSSQSRRHWDGRMTWAPYPLRRAVVFVTHLTRIRRALAGGQSVIAHNRGCGPYVLRGFAWLARRHGAAFHLLLLDAPAEAALAGQRARGRVVAPRTFARHQRRWGDLVARVKNGDPAPAAGARILDRAEAALLGSIVFDGPTGNSTHQDFHITE, via the coding sequence GTGCGAAGTGAACCTGTGCAGGGCGCGATGGTGCGCTACCCGTCCGGGTCCCTGGTCATCCTGACCGGGCTCCCCGGCGCGGGCAAGACCACCCTGCTGCAACGCCTGTACGGGTTGCACGGCGCGGAGAGCGCGCCGGTCGCGAAGGACACGGTCATGGTGATCGACTCCTCGCAGTCCCGGCGCCACTGGGACGGCCGCATGACCTGGGCCCCCTATCCCCTGCGCCGCGCCGTCGTCTTCGTCACCCACTTGACCCGCATCCGCCGCGCGCTCGCCGGCGGGCAGTCGGTCATCGCCCACAACCGGGGCTGCGGCCCGTACGTGCTGCGCGGCTTCGCCTGGCTGGCCCGCCGCCACGGCGCCGCCTTCCACCTGCTCCTGCTGGACGCCCCGGCGGAGGCGGCGCTGGCCGGGCAGCGAGCCAGGGGCAGGGTGGTCGCGCCCCGCACGTTCGCCCGCCACCAGCGCAGGTGGGGGGACCTGGTGGCGCGGGTCAAGAACGGCGACCCGGCCCCGGCGGCCGGCGCCCGCATCCTCGACCGCGCCGAGGCCGCCCTCCTGGGGTCCATCGTCTTCGACGGCCCGACCGGCAATTCAACACACCAAGATTTCCACATAACGGAATAA
- a CDS encoding S8 family peptidase: MRLRSLLASASALVMTTTALLAVAAPAQASAGDPEVAKSVTADVKSGEKVRAIIELKKGESVAKVAEKTEAASSETRVVDKTMSDEFLVATLDASTLNTIKTDDRIAAIYEDRLSKPTLAQSTALIGSDKANEAGWTGAGSTIAILDTGIDRDHPFFTGRIVDEACFSASTTDTYYKARSLCPNGLPLQVGAGAANAEIPQCMASGQNECAHGTHVAGIAAGKKTGSAPANGVAPEAGILPIQVFVRFDGPVCQEELDTSAPCFASFDSLQKAALQYVESVRAQHKVVAVNMSLGGGPKHTAHCDNDPAYGTLAPEVASLLGAGVTTVIASGNEYHEDGVASPACLSKALTVGATDDNDAPAGFGNRGPLLDLFAPGVNIISSVPSNTYGSAGGTSMAAPHVAGALALMRQAYPNLSAGELAAKLQTTGRSITYESGNSQVTTKRINLTDALPPKATQSPTATPTTSPTATASPTATPTATPTTTPTATKSPTPSPTPTHTHTGGPGDPGGNIDLVPVPDNCTRGKGTKPLSAKTWAKEMLKNKGSLSDKTLVCYLTLAQNSSKIFPELTDATTLAKAYKVLGTKSKAAKALLDRELLAAWLNYAHGVYNGSAKVHGKTTLSKAVAAAERHRTGKSTAAMKKAAVYLYKHVNK; this comes from the coding sequence GTGAGACTGCGGTCTCTGCTGGCGAGCGCATCTGCGCTCGTCATGACAACGACGGCCTTGCTGGCCGTCGCCGCGCCCGCCCAGGCGAGCGCCGGCGACCCCGAGGTCGCCAAGAGCGTCACGGCCGATGTGAAATCGGGCGAGAAGGTACGCGCGATCATCGAGCTGAAGAAGGGCGAGAGCGTCGCGAAGGTGGCCGAGAAGACGGAGGCCGCGTCCAGCGAGACCAGGGTCGTCGACAAGACGATGTCCGACGAGTTCCTAGTCGCCACTCTGGACGCCAGCACGCTCAACACGATCAAGACGGATGACCGGATCGCGGCCATCTACGAGGACCGGCTGAGCAAGCCGACGCTCGCACAGAGCACCGCGCTGATCGGCTCGGACAAGGCCAACGAGGCCGGCTGGACCGGCGCGGGCTCCACCATCGCGATCCTGGACACGGGCATCGACCGCGACCACCCGTTCTTCACGGGCCGGATCGTTGACGAGGCCTGTTTCTCCGCCAGTACCACCGACACCTACTACAAGGCCCGCTCGCTGTGCCCCAACGGCCTGCCGCTCCAGGTGGGCGCAGGCGCTGCCAACGCCGAGATCCCGCAATGCATGGCGTCGGGGCAGAACGAGTGCGCCCATGGCACGCACGTCGCAGGCATCGCGGCGGGCAAGAAGACGGGCAGCGCTCCAGCAAACGGCGTCGCCCCGGAGGCGGGTATTCTGCCCATCCAGGTGTTCGTCAGGTTCGACGGACCCGTCTGCCAGGAGGAGCTGGACACCAGCGCGCCGTGTTTCGCGAGCTTCGACTCTCTCCAGAAAGCCGCACTGCAGTACGTAGAAAGCGTGCGCGCCCAGCACAAGGTCGTGGCGGTCAACATGAGCCTCGGCGGCGGGCCGAAGCACACCGCGCACTGCGACAACGACCCGGCCTACGGCACGCTCGCGCCCGAGGTCGCCTCGCTGCTAGGGGCTGGTGTGACCACGGTCATCGCCTCGGGTAACGAATATCACGAGGACGGCGTCGCCAGCCCGGCCTGCCTGTCCAAGGCACTCACGGTCGGTGCCACCGATGACAACGACGCCCCGGCCGGTTTCGGCAACCGCGGCCCGCTGCTCGACCTGTTCGCTCCCGGCGTGAACATCATTTCCTCCGTGCCGAGCAACACCTACGGCTCGGCCGGTGGCACCTCGATGGCGGCCCCGCACGTGGCCGGTGCGCTGGCGCTCATGCGGCAGGCGTACCCGAACCTGTCCGCCGGAGAACTCGCCGCGAAGCTGCAGACCACCGGCAGGAGCATTACCTACGAGAGCGGCAACAGTCAGGTGACCACTAAGCGGATCAACCTGACGGACGCGCTGCCGCCCAAGGCGACCCAGAGCCCGACGGCGACGCCCACCACCTCCCCGACCGCCACGGCCTCCCCGACCGCGACGCCTACGGCCACCCCGACGACAACGCCCACGGCCACGAAGTCGCCGACGCCGAGCCCGACTCCGACGCACACCCACACGGGCGGTCCCGGAGACCCGGGCGGAAACATCGACCTGGTTCCGGTCCCCGACAACTGCACGCGGGGCAAGGGCACCAAGCCGCTGAGCGCCAAGACCTGGGCCAAGGAGATGCTGAAGAACAAGGGGTCGCTGAGCGACAAGACGCTCGTGTGCTATCTGACGCTGGCCCAGAACAGCAGCAAGATCTTCCCCGAGCTGACCGACGCGACCACCCTGGCCAAGGCGTACAAGGTGCTCGGCACCAAGAGCAAGGCCGCCAAGGCGCTGCTCGACCGTGAGCTGCTGGCCGCCTGGCTGAACTACGCGCACGGCGTGTACAACGGCTCGGCCAAGGTCCACGGCAAGACGACCCTCTCCAAGGCCGTCGCGGCCGCGGAGCGGCACCGTACGGGCAAGAGCACGGCCGCGATGAAGAAGGCAGCCGTATACCTGTACAAGCACGTCAACAAGTAG
- a CDS encoding YciI family protein, translated as MKQYVLTIYQGDGPPPAPEILDPIMQDLNALDKEMKDAGAWVFSGGLQPADQARVIRMRAGEAFTTDGPYTEGKEHIGGFTIIQASDMETALEWGRKMAEAVALLPVEVREFQGE; from the coding sequence ATGAAGCAATACGTCCTCACCATTTACCAGGGCGACGGGCCGCCGCCGGCACCCGAGATCCTGGACCCGATCATGCAGGACCTCAACGCCCTCGACAAGGAGATGAAGGACGCCGGCGCGTGGGTCTTCTCCGGCGGGCTGCAGCCCGCCGACCAGGCGCGCGTGATACGGATGCGGGCCGGCGAGGCCTTCACCACCGACGGGCCGTACACCGAGGGTAAGGAGCACATCGGCGGGTTCACGATCATCCAGGCATCCGACATGGAGACGGCGCTCGAGTGGGGCCGCAAGATGGCGGAGGCGGTGGCGCTGCTGCCGGTCGAGGTACGCGAGTTCCAAGGCGAGTGA
- a CDS encoding GNAT family N-acetyltransferase: MSMIRPATADDLPLLTAWEGDRDTAAWLGETGLAWHEHSLADPDQDHVVAEHDGAVTGFAVLAGLNGGDGVIELRRMVVDPGRRGPGQGRALLRAALARAYEHHGAGRVWLDVRAANRRAQALYESEGFAVTGAVTAEDLIIMSHRR, translated from the coding sequence ATGTCGATGATCCGTCCCGCCACGGCCGATGACCTGCCGCTGCTCACCGCCTGGGAAGGTGACCGCGACACGGCGGCGTGGCTGGGCGAGACGGGTCTGGCCTGGCACGAGCATTCGCTGGCCGACCCGGATCAGGATCACGTCGTCGCCGAGCACGACGGCGCGGTGACGGGGTTCGCGGTGCTGGCCGGGCTGAACGGCGGGGACGGTGTCATCGAGCTGCGCAGGATGGTGGTCGATCCGGGCCGGCGCGGGCCCGGTCAGGGGCGGGCGCTGCTCAGGGCGGCGCTCGCCCGCGCCTACGAACACCACGGCGCCGGGCGCGTCTGGCTGGACGTCCGGGCGGCCAACCGGCGCGCCCAGGCGCTCTACGAGTCAGAGGGCTTCGCCGTCACCGGGGCGGTGACGGCGGAGGACCTGATCATCATGTCCCACCGCCGCTGA
- the glnA gene encoding type I glutamate--ammonia ligase — MDRQQEFVLRTLEERDIRFIRLWFTDVLGFLKSVAIAPAELEGAFAEGIGFDGSAIEGFARVYESDMLAKPDPSTFQILPWRSETPGAARIFCDILMPDGSPSHADPRWVLKRTLAKCADMGFTFYTHPEIEFFLLKNRPEAGERPEPIDSGGYFDHTPHSSGHDFRRQAIMMLESMGISVEFSHHEGAPGQQEIDLRYADALTTADNIMTFRLVMKEVALEQGIWASFMPKPFTEHPGSGMHTHMSLFEGDRNAFYEAGSDYRLSKIGRSFIAGLLKHAAEITAITNQWVNSYKRLWGGAEAIAGQGGEAPSYVCWGHNNRSALVRVPMYKPHKGGSTRIEFRSLDSACNPYLAFALILAAGLKGIEEGYELPPAAEDNVWTLTSAERRALGIQPLPGSLNDAIEVMERSELVAETLGEHVFDFFLRNKRSEWREYRRHVTEFELGRYLPVL, encoded by the coding sequence TTGGACCGCCAGCAGGAGTTCGTGCTCCGCACGCTCGAGGAACGCGACATCCGGTTCATCCGGCTCTGGTTCACCGACGTTCTCGGCTTCCTCAAGTCCGTCGCCATCGCACCGGCCGAGCTCGAGGGGGCCTTCGCCGAGGGCATCGGCTTCGACGGCTCCGCCATCGAGGGCTTCGCCCGCGTCTATGAGTCCGACATGCTCGCCAAGCCGGACCCGTCGACGTTCCAGATCCTGCCCTGGCGCAGCGAGACGCCCGGGGCCGCGCGCATTTTCTGCGACATCCTGATGCCGGACGGCTCGCCGTCGCACGCCGACCCGCGCTGGGTGCTCAAGCGCACCCTCGCCAAGTGCGCCGACATGGGCTTCACGTTCTACACCCACCCGGAGATCGAGTTCTTCCTGCTGAAGAACCGGCCCGAGGCCGGCGAGCGGCCCGAGCCCATCGACTCCGGCGGCTACTTCGACCACACGCCGCACAGCTCCGGGCACGACTTCCGGCGCCAGGCGATCATGATGCTCGAGTCCATGGGCATCTCCGTCGAGTTCAGCCACCACGAGGGCGCGCCCGGCCAGCAGGAGATCGACCTGCGCTACGCCGACGCGCTCACCACGGCCGACAACATCATGACCTTCCGGCTGGTCATGAAGGAGGTCGCGCTCGAGCAGGGCATCTGGGCCTCGTTCATGCCCAAGCCGTTCACCGAGCACCCCGGCTCCGGTATGCACACGCACATGTCGCTGTTCGAGGGCGACAGAAACGCCTTCTACGAGGCCGGTTCCGACTACCGGCTGTCCAAGATCGGGCGCTCGTTCATCGCCGGGCTGCTCAAGCACGCCGCCGAGATCACCGCCATCACCAACCAGTGGGTCAACTCCTACAAGCGGCTGTGGGGCGGCGCCGAGGCCATCGCGGGCCAGGGCGGCGAGGCGCCCTCCTACGTGTGCTGGGGCCACAACAACCGCTCGGCCCTGGTGCGGGTGCCGATGTACAAGCCGCACAAGGGCGGCTCGACGCGCATCGAGTTCCGCTCGCTCGACTCGGCCTGCAACCCCTACCTGGCGTTCGCGCTGATCCTCGCGGCCGGGCTGAAGGGCATCGAGGAGGGCTACGAGCTGCCGCCCGCGGCCGAGGACAACGTCTGGACGCTGACCAGCGCCGAGCGGCGGGCCCTCGGCATCCAGCCGCTGCCCGGCTCGCTCAACGACGCGATCGAGGTCATGGAGCGCAGCGAGCTGGTGGCCGAGACGCTGGGTGAGCACGTCTTCGACTTCTTCCTGCGTAACAAGCGGTCGGAGTGGCGCGAATACCGCCGCCACGTCACGGAGTTCGAGCTCGGCCGCTACCTGCCGGTCCTCTGA
- a CDS encoding EF-hand domain-containing protein, giving the protein MAIDLLNHKLDRAFDHIDASGYGVVEREDLLGLGARILVGFGESPTSVTGASLVDSFDGIWSALAKALERDGDSGIARPDFRTAMTAAFVIGDQYEPVFRPATVAVAELCDGDRDGEIDLAEFRTMLCAFGVAYDDVEEAFDRLDRAGRGTLTVDGLVAAASEYYRSDDPNAAGNWLFGPL; this is encoded by the coding sequence GTGGCTATCGACCTGCTCAATCACAAGCTCGATCGGGCGTTCGACCACATCGACGCGAGCGGTTACGGCGTCGTCGAGCGTGAGGACTTGCTGGGGCTGGGCGCCCGCATCCTGGTGGGCTTCGGGGAGTCCCCCACGTCGGTCACCGGGGCGAGCCTCGTCGACAGCTTCGACGGCATCTGGTCCGCTCTGGCGAAGGCGCTCGAGCGCGACGGCGACTCCGGCATCGCGCGCCCGGACTTCCGCACTGCCATGACGGCCGCGTTCGTCATCGGCGATCAGTACGAGCCGGTGTTCAGGCCGGCGACGGTGGCGGTGGCGGAGCTGTGCGACGGCGATCGGGACGGCGAGATCGACCTCGCCGAGTTCCGCACCATGTTGTGCGCGTTCGGCGTCGCCTACGACGACGTGGAGGAGGCGTTCGACCGGCTCGACCGGGCGGGCAGGGGCACGCTGACCGTGGACGGGCTGGTCGCGGCGGCCTCCGAGTACTACCGCAGCGACGACCCGAATGCCGCCGGCAACTGGCTTTTCGGTCCCCTGTGA
- a CDS encoding terpene synthase family protein, translated as MTTTVFATVRTALRSVLTSMMPLPRRGGAAALALLPLIERVPGMAQPCRMHPAVYAIEAAVIDWARRTGLRADPGVGFHRMAGRAFAEFDAAAAALFAQWLTWLFHLDDELDEGECRLEIFTGMLKGAVRHPLEAAFADLWRVTSVRMSDRWRARFAVGLQRQHDACRTEADNRAAGRMPTLEEYPALRRGTVGPYLYDLVEPCLRVEVPAWVHESEPWQQLVNACSDVTAWCNDVASRPKEHGDVHNFVVLAMRQLGLSEREATGWVLDRIVRRCEDMQAAARLLPLDDLAPKAARDVSKVACAYLAAPRAHLDWLLESTRYA; from the coding sequence ATGACGACCACCGTGTTCGCCACGGTGCGCACCGCGCTGCGTTCCGTGCTGACCTCGATGATGCCGCTGCCGCGCCGGGGCGGCGCCGCGGCCCTCGCGCTGCTGCCGCTCATCGAACGCGTGCCGGGGATGGCCCAGCCGTGCCGGATGCACCCGGCCGTGTACGCGATCGAGGCCGCGGTCATCGACTGGGCCAGGAGGACGGGCCTGCGGGCCGATCCCGGCGTCGGCTTCCACCGGATGGCGGGCCGGGCGTTCGCCGAGTTCGACGCGGCGGCGGCGGCGTTGTTCGCGCAGTGGCTGACGTGGCTGTTCCACCTGGACGACGAGCTGGACGAGGGCGAGTGCCGGCTGGAGATCTTCACCGGCATGCTCAAGGGGGCGGTGCGCCACCCGCTGGAGGCGGCGTTCGCGGACCTGTGGCGGGTGACGAGCGTGCGGATGAGCGACCGGTGGCGGGCCAGGTTCGCGGTGGGCCTGCAGCGCCAGCACGACGCCTGCCGTACCGAGGCCGACAACCGAGCGGCGGGCCGGATGCCGACGCTGGAGGAGTACCCGGCGCTGCGCAGGGGCACGGTGGGGCCGTACCTGTACGACCTGGTCGAGCCGTGCCTGCGGGTGGAGGTGCCGGCCTGGGTGCATGAGTCCGAGCCCTGGCAGCAACTGGTGAACGCCTGCAGCGACGTCACCGCCTGGTGCAACGACGTGGCCTCGCGGCCGAAGGAGCACGGCGACGTGCACAACTTCGTCGTGCTGGCGATGCGCCAGCTCGGGCTGAGCGAGCGGGAGGCGACAGGCTGGGTGCTGGACAGGATCGTCCGGCGCTGCGAGGACATGCAGGCGGCGGCCAGGCTGCTGCCGCTGGACGATCTGGCGCCCAAGGCGGCGCGGGACGTCAGCAAGGTGGCCTGCGCCTACCTGGCGGCGCCCCGCGCGCACCTGGACTGGCTGCTGGAGTCCACGCGCTACGCCTGA
- a CDS encoding DUF5937 family protein — protein MSITWVMTPEDVARIRFAFSPMWELVASLRTLQQPARHSIHLPWLKVVRHRLAGLDLAELFALVPPAGYIADFVTPPPDTPMPDFAAELDRVRNAPPERAEQEAARVQGTDRAVLERFMADPEAGVARVANTLQAYWESCFSEYWPRVYALLERDVLRRSRQLAQGGASALFAGLDPTVVWTGERLLIERHHCEVSGLHGDGLVLLPSAFWGPAVAIMSAPYQSMLVYPVHGVGTLWAQGPPPAPGALAALIGRSRAQILLALAEPSTTSALAARMSLTPGAVSQHLGVLSGGGLTVGMRVGKQVVYRRTPTGDTLAGQA, from the coding sequence ATGTCCATCACCTGGGTCATGACGCCGGAGGACGTGGCGCGCATCCGGTTCGCGTTCTCCCCGATGTGGGAGCTCGTGGCCAGCTTGCGCACCCTCCAGCAGCCCGCCAGGCACTCGATCCACCTGCCGTGGCTCAAGGTCGTCCGTCACCGGCTGGCCGGTCTCGACCTGGCCGAGCTGTTCGCGCTCGTGCCGCCGGCCGGCTACATCGCCGACTTCGTCACCCCGCCGCCCGACACGCCGATGCCGGACTTCGCCGCCGAGCTCGACCGGGTCAGGAACGCGCCGCCCGAGCGGGCCGAGCAGGAGGCGGCGAGAGTGCAGGGAACCGACCGGGCCGTGCTGGAGCGGTTCATGGCCGACCCCGAGGCCGGCGTGGCCAGAGTGGCGAACACGCTTCAGGCGTACTGGGAGTCATGCTTCTCCGAGTACTGGCCGCGCGTGTACGCCCTGCTCGAACGCGACGTCCTGCGCCGCTCGCGGCAGCTGGCCCAGGGCGGCGCCAGCGCGCTGTTCGCCGGGCTCGACCCCACCGTGGTCTGGACGGGGGAGCGGCTGCTCATCGAACGGCACCACTGCGAGGTCAGCGGCCTACACGGCGACGGGCTCGTGCTGCTGCCCAGCGCCTTCTGGGGCCCGGCGGTGGCGATCATGTCGGCGCCGTACCAGTCGATGCTCGTCTACCCCGTGCACGGCGTCGGCACCCTGTGGGCGCAGGGCCCGCCGCCCGCGCCCGGCGCGCTGGCGGCGCTGATCGGCCGCAGCCGGGCGCAGATCCTGCTCGCGCTGGCCGAGCCCAGCACCACCTCCGCGCTCGCCGCCCGCATGTCGCTCACGCCGGGCGCGGTCAGCCAGCACCTCGGCGTGCTCAGCGGCGGCGGGCTCACGGTCGGGATGCGGGTCGGCAAGCAGGTCGTCTACCGCCGCACCCCGACCGGCGACACGCTCGCCGGTCAGGCGTGA